The following is a genomic window from Lagenorhynchus albirostris chromosome 2, mLagAlb1.1, whole genome shotgun sequence.
GCGGGGATGTCTGGTGACTTCAAGGTCAGGAATTTTACATAAAGGAGGCGGAGCATCTGGCAGGGCTTGGaggggagcgggggggggggtgtcagaGTTTTgttgtttacttgtttttaagGGGGGGAAATGATGGTGCGTTTGCCTGCTGCTGGGTGTGGTCTGgtggaggagaggcaggtggggcaGCAGTGAGGGGACCGGAAGAGCTGCCACTCGCGGGGGTGGACGTGGGGCCAGCGAGGAGCCTGGAGGTTCTGTCCTGATGCTCTGCTCTCGGGGAGGGGGGCACGCGAGGGTGGAGGAGGGACGTGTAGTCGGCAGTGGGGGTAAGGGCCCCCCCTAGGTTGGTGGTCGTGAGCCCCAGTGAGATGTGTGTGTTCCAGGGATGGTCGGCTGGTGGGTAGCGGGTGGGGACACCTAGCTGGGCCGGGCCGGGACCCTGAGGGCAGCGAGGGCCTGTCGCGCTCTGAACAATGACAAGGCTCCTTCTCTGTTCTGATACAGGTGGCTATTATCATGGAAAACTAATTTTTCCCAGAGAATTTCCTTTTAAACCTCCTAGTATTTATATGATAACTCCTAATGGAAGATTTAAGTGCAACACAAGGTAAGGCATCCAGGGTGCTTCTGAAGTGGGACTGGGGTCCTGAGGAGTGTGCACCCCGCTGACTGGGTCCCTTTCTTCAGGCTGTGTCTTTCCATCACGGATTTCCACCCAGACACGTGGAACCCGGCCTGGTCCGTCTCCACCATCCTGACGGGGCTCCTGAGCTTCATGGTGGAGAAGGGCCCCACCCTGGGCAGCATTGAGACTTCGGACTTCACAGTGagctgggggcgggaggggggcagTGCGGTTGGTCTCCACAGCTGCTGTACCCAGTCAGGACAGCGACTCCTTGATATCGGGCTTTCATTTCTCTCCCGTTTTAAGTAGGGGTCAGGTCTAGCATCATCAGTGGATGATGCAGGAAGGTGAACAGCCTTAGGAGACCACACGTCAGCTTGTCACGAGGAACATGCTTGTGGAGTCCTTTCCACACCAAGAAGACAGCAACCCTCGACTGTCTGTCAGTGTGTGTTTAGATGTGAAAGAATTGAAATTAGCCTTCGGgctgatatttcttcttttctcttcctagaAAAGACAACTGGCTGCACAAAGTTTAGTgtttaatttaaaagacaaagtGTTTTGTGAATTGTTTCCCGAAGTCGTGGAGGTAAGAAAGTGAAAGTTGGCCATTAGTT
Proteins encoded in this region:
- the UBE2J2 gene encoding ubiquitin-conjugating enzyme E2 J2 isoform X3, with translation MTPYEGGYYHGKLIFPREFPFKPPSIYMITPNGRFKCNTRLCLSITDFHPDTWNPAWSVSTILTGLLSFMVEKGPTLGSIETSDFTKRQLAAQSLVFNLKDKVFCELFPEVVEEIKQKQRAQDELSSRPQALPLPDVVPDGETHHGQNGLPLLNGHAPGAGPHLAGLQQANRHHGLLGGALANLFVIVGFAAFAYTVKYVLRSIAQE